A genomic region of Arcobacter sp. F155 contains the following coding sequences:
- a CDS encoding NAD(P)/FAD-dependent oxidoreductase — protein MRNKRLKIAVLGAGISGLGSAYLLSRKHHVDLYEKSSRLGGHARTTFVKEDDKEFGVDTGFLVFNHETYPLLTKLFRELNVKIENSDMSFAFWDTKSNTAYNGQDLKGMFFQKKNLFNPSHYIMIKDILKFNKKANEDLKNDSEDLDLSLGEYLKPYSKYFKDRYIIPMGASIWSTPTKKMNEFPARAFLNFFKNHGLLGVDTHHQWLTVSGGSINYVNKIALEISGKIYTNSTVKSIKRENDKVILIHEDLSESIYDKVILAMHAPDALSMLDDPTNNEMNILSSFKYKDNDAVLHTDTKALFPNKKAYAAWNYKTDGKEDNVTLSYWLNTLQNLKKKKEYFVSLNETQSLDNVIEKINYSHPQFDLKAIKAQEKRELINGKNNTYYAGAYWRYGFHEDGLYSANTIAKEFGCQL, from the coding sequence ATGAGAAATAAAAGATTAAAAATAGCAGTACTAGGAGCTGGAATCAGTGGATTAGGCTCTGCATATTTATTAAGTAGAAAACATCATGTTGACCTTTATGAAAAAAGTTCAAGACTAGGTGGTCATGCTAGAACTACTTTTGTAAAAGAAGATGATAAAGAGTTTGGTGTAGATACTGGTTTTTTAGTATTTAACCATGAAACCTACCCTTTACTAACAAAACTTTTCAGAGAACTAAATGTTAAAATTGAAAACTCTGATATGAGTTTTGCATTTTGGGATACAAAATCAAATACAGCTTATAATGGGCAAGATTTAAAAGGTATGTTCTTTCAAAAGAAAAATCTATTTAATCCAAGCCACTATATTATGATTAAAGATATTCTAAAATTTAACAAAAAAGCAAATGAAGATTTAAAAAATGACAGTGAAGATTTAGATTTAAGTTTAGGAGAGTATTTAAAACCTTATTCAAAATACTTCAAAGATAGATATATTATTCCTATGGGAGCATCAATTTGGTCAACACCAACTAAAAAGATGAATGAGTTCCCAGCAAGAGCTTTTTTAAACTTCTTTAAAAATCATGGCTTATTAGGAGTTGATACTCACCACCAATGGTTAACTGTAAGTGGTGGTTCAATAAATTATGTAAATAAAATTGCCTTAGAAATTTCTGGAAAAATATATACTAACTCTACGGTTAAAAGTATAAAAAGAGAAAATGACAAAGTTATTTTAATACATGAGGACTTGAGTGAATCTATTTATGATAAAGTTATTCTAGCTATGCACGCACCTGATGCACTTAGTATGCTAGATGACCCAACTAATAATGAAATGAATATTCTTTCGAGCTTTAAATACAAAGATAACGATGCTGTTTTACATACAGATACAAAAGCTCTATTTCCTAATAAAAAAGCCTATGCAGCTTGGAATTATAAAACAGATGGGAAAGAAGATAATGTAACTCTTTCTTATTGGTTAAACACACTACAAAATCTAAAAAAGAAAAAAGAGTATTTTGTCTCTTTAAATGAAACACAATCTTTAGATAATGTAATTGAAAAAATAAACTATTCCCACCCTCAATTTGATTTAAAAGCTATAAAAGCTCAAGAAAAAAGAGAGCTTATAAATGGGAAAAACAATACATATTATGCAGGAGCATATTGGAGATATGGGTTCCATGAAGATGGATTATATAGTGCAAATACTATTGCAAAAGAGTTTGGATGCCAGTTATGA
- a CDS encoding DUF1365 domain-containing protein — MKHLIFDGMIYHKRLLPKEHSFKYKFFMLDIDLSSIENLENRLFSYNKFNLFSFYSKDHFGNKKEFLKNIDFLLKSFAIKPTEKMRFITLPRIAGFVFNPISVLILFENDKPSFLIAEVHNYNGGRVIYPVKLSSWNGKIFQGKTKKDMYVSPFFKRDGDYEFSLIYDEKILSLDVTLFEDEKKKLTSTFTAKAKEFTTQNLTSLFFKHTFLTFWVVTRTIYQSIKLKLLGLKWNKPIQKDTVRRY; from the coding sequence ATGAAACACTTAATTTTTGATGGAATGATTTATCATAAAAGACTACTACCAAAAGAGCATAGTTTTAAATACAAATTCTTTATGCTTGATATTGATTTATCTTCTATTGAAAATTTAGAAAATAGACTATTTTCATATAACAAATTCAATCTATTCTCTTTTTATTCAAAAGATCATTTTGGAAATAAAAAAGAGTTCTTAAAAAATATAGATTTTTTATTAAAAAGCTTCGCCATAAAACCTACTGAAAAAATGAGATTTATAACTCTTCCTAGAATTGCTGGTTTTGTTTTCAATCCAATTAGTGTATTAATTCTTTTTGAAAATGATAAGCCTTCTTTTCTTATTGCAGAGGTTCATAACTACAATGGTGGAAGAGTTATCTATCCAGTGAAACTTTCTTCTTGGAATGGCAAAATATTCCAAGGAAAAACGAAAAAAGATATGTATGTTTCTCCATTTTTTAAAAGGGATGGAGATTATGAGTTTTCACTAATCTATGATGAAAAAATACTAAGTTTAGATGTAACTCTTTTTGAAGATGAAAAGAAAAAATTAACTTCAACTTTTACAGCAAAAGCAAAAGAGTTTACAACTCAAAACTTAACAAGCCTGTTTTTTAAACATACGTTTTTAACTTTTTGGGTTGTTACAAGAACAATTTATCAAAGTATTAAACTAAAACTATTGGGTTTAAAATGGAATAAACCCATTCAAAAAGATACAGTAAGGAGATACTAA
- a CDS encoding cyclopropane-fatty-acyl-phospholipid synthase family protein has translation METFWNKIGDKFLSKIKRGDLEVHFSNGQIKTYGDKTYPKAKLILNNANLFKRLTFYGDIGFAESYMDKDFDCEDLTSLIKIALLNSNELQTKSEDEKGFSLYNLFPFFNKIKHTLRKNSKTRAQKNIQEHYDLSNDFFKLMLDDTMMYSAAVFQNENEDLFEAQNRKLDVLAKKLNLKKGSKVLEIGSGWGAMAMHLVKKYECEVTTLTLSKEQKKLCEDRFKEHKIEESINIMLKDYRDMQGQFDAIIAVEMFEAVGREYFDIFFKKCQSLLNPSGVLVMQIITMPDQRYSSYCKGTDFIQKYIFPGGHLPSVGKILETTTKHTKLNLLHMEEFTEHYAKTLNVWHQNFLDNLEEVQRLGFDEYFIRMWKMYLCYCEAGFLTRNINLVQLVFTRYENMHLNEGLVA, from the coding sequence ATGGAAACTTTCTGGAATAAAATCGGAGATAAATTTTTATCTAAAATAAAAAGAGGTGACTTAGAAGTTCACTTTAGTAATGGACAAATTAAAACCTATGGTGATAAAACTTATCCAAAAGCAAAACTTATTTTAAACAATGCAAATCTTTTTAAAAGACTTACTTTTTATGGAGATATCGGTTTTGCAGAAAGCTATATGGATAAAGATTTTGATTGTGAGGATTTAACTTCTTTAATCAAAATTGCTCTTTTAAACTCAAATGAACTTCAAACAAAAAGTGAAGATGAAAAAGGTTTTAGTCTTTATAATCTATTTCCTTTTTTTAATAAAATCAAACATACTCTTAGAAAAAACTCTAAAACAAGAGCACAAAAAAATATTCAAGAACACTATGACTTATCAAATGATTTCTTTAAACTAATGCTTGATGATACGATGATGTACTCTGCTGCTGTTTTTCAAAATGAAAATGAAGACCTATTTGAAGCTCAAAATAGAAAACTTGATGTTTTAGCAAAGAAACTAAATCTAAAAAAAGGTTCAAAAGTACTTGAAATAGGTTCTGGCTGGGGAGCTATGGCTATGCACTTAGTAAAAAAGTATGAGTGTGAAGTTACTACTTTAACCCTTTCAAAAGAGCAAAAAAAGCTTTGTGAAGATAGATTTAAAGAGCATAAAATAGAAGAATCAATAAATATTATGCTGAAAGACTACAGAGATATGCAAGGACAATTTGATGCAATTATTGCAGTTGAAATGTTTGAAGCCGTTGGACGTGAGTACTTTGATATCTTCTTTAAAAAGTGTCAAAGCCTATTAAATCCAAGTGGTGTTTTAGTTATGCAAATAATTACAATGCCTGACCAAAGGTATAGTTCATATTGCAAAGGAACAGATTTTATTCAAAAGTATATCTTCCCAGGTGGACATCTTCCAAGTGTAGGGAAAATACTTGAAACAACAACAAAACATACAAAGCTAAACCTTCTACATATGGAAGAGTTTACAGAACACTATGCAAAAACACTAAATGTTTGGCATCAAAATTTTTTAGATAACCTTGAAGAAGTGCAAAGACTAGGTTTCGATGAATACTTTATTAGAATGTGGAAGATGTACCTTTGTTATTGTGAAGCAGGTTTTTTAACAAGAAATATCAACCTTGTACAACTTGTATTTACGAGATATGAAAATATGCATTTAAATGAAGGACTTGTAGCATGA
- a CDS encoding DUF3833 domain-containing protein has translation MKNLTRFFSSFFIALAILFFTGCSKMQIEDFKNKSPEFIPQEYFNGKLTAYGLVKDRSGKIIRTFKGTLIGSWDKNGVGTLDEEFVYDDGEELTRVWKLVPTGDKTFDATAGDIVGTAKMQALGNTVMIDYVMRVPYNDSTIDISVKDWLHLQEDGVIINHSKMKKFGFTVGELVITIIKDFPKK, from the coding sequence ATGAAAAATTTAACTAGATTTTTTAGCAGTTTTTTTATTGCTTTAGCAATTTTATTTTTTACAGGATGTAGCAAAATGCAAATAGAAGATTTTAAAAATAAAAGCCCTGAGTTTATTCCACAAGAGTATTTTAATGGAAAACTAACTGCCTATGGTTTAGTAAAAGACAGAAGTGGGAAAATCATTAGAACTTTTAAAGGAACACTTATTGGTTCTTGGGATAAAAATGGAGTTGGAACTTTAGATGAAGAGTTTGTTTATGACGATGGTGAAGAGCTTACAAGAGTTTGGAAACTAGTTCCCACAGGAGATAAAACCTTTGATGCAACAGCAGGAGATATAGTAGGAACTGCTAAGATGCAAGCTTTAGGAAACACTGTTATGATTGATTATGTAATGAGAGTTCCATACAATGATAGTACTATTGATATTAGTGTAAAAGATTGGCTTCACTTACAAGAAGATGGAGTAATCATAAACCACTCAAAAATGAAAAAGTTTGGCTTTACAGTTGGAGAACTTGTAATTACTATAATAAAAGATTTTCCTAAAAAGTAA
- the thiD gene encoding bifunctional hydroxymethylpyrimidine kinase/phosphomethylpyrimidine kinase → MKVVLSIAGSDSSGGAGIQADLKTFEAFDTFGCSALTVLTAQNTQGVTNIQEISPSFVQEQIQRVLEDFEVSAIKIGMLFSNEIIDIVRETIKDLDIPIVFDPVFISKAGSKLLNDDAIENLKTLFPYVNIITPNLYEAKALFNYDVLNEKAIEEISKLPCKVVIKNDIVKKENEDFSMDTFFDNNDKKVFYTKLIETTNNHGTGCSFSSAIAANIALGKSLEEAIKISKEFIYQAILNAPNIGHGKGPIAHKKGKECL, encoded by the coding sequence ATGAAAGTAGTACTTTCAATTGCTGGAAGTGATAGTAGTGGTGGAGCTGGTATTCAAGCTGATTTGAAAACCTTTGAAGCCTTTGATACTTTTGGTTGTAGTGCCCTTACTGTTTTAACAGCTCAAAACACTCAAGGAGTTACAAATATTCAAGAAATATCTCCTTCATTTGTACAAGAACAGATACAAAGAGTTTTAGAAGATTTTGAAGTAAGTGCGATAAAAATAGGAATGCTTTTTTCAAATGAAATAATTGATATTGTAAGAGAAACAATTAAAGATTTAGATATTCCTATTGTATTTGACCCTGTATTTATCTCTAAAGCTGGTTCAAAACTTCTAAATGATGATGCAATTGAAAACTTAAAAACACTATTTCCATATGTAAATATCATTACTCCAAATCTATATGAAGCAAAAGCTTTGTTTAATTATGATGTATTAAATGAAAAAGCCATAGAAGAGATTTCTAAACTTCCTTGTAAAGTAGTTATCAAAAATGATATTGTAAAAAAAGAGAATGAAGATTTTAGTATGGATACTTTCTTTGACAATAATGATAAAAAAGTGTTCTATACAAAACTTATTGAAACTACAAATAATCATGGAACAGGCTGCAGTTTTTCAAGTGCTATTGCTGCGAATATAGCTTTAGGAAAATCCTTAGAAGAAGCAATTAAAATATCAAAAGAGTTTATATACCAAGCAATTTTAAATGCACCAAACATAGGTCATGGAAAAGGACCAATTGCACATAAAAAAGGAAAAGAATGTCTGTAA
- the thiE gene encoding thiamine phosphate synthase, with translation MSVNLNGLYVISDDKLTPKETILFQIEKALIGGATIVQLRDKISSDEEIENLTLKLQELCRKYNALFVLNDRVELAIKLQCDGLHIGRSDHHRVEEIRKEYKGVLGISCYGELNLAKSMEEKNVDYVAFGAFFASSTKPNAAVVDKEVIAKAKEELSIPVCVIGGITSDNVKELIEKGTDMVAVISDIWQSKNIEEKCKSFKKSFEG, from the coding sequence ATGTCTGTAAATTTAAATGGTTTATATGTAATTAGTGATGATAAACTAACACCTAAAGAGACAATTCTATTTCAAATAGAAAAAGCCTTAATAGGTGGAGCAACAATAGTACAATTAAGAGATAAAATCTCTTCTGATGAAGAGATAGAAAACCTAACGTTAAAATTGCAAGAACTTTGTAGAAAATACAATGCCTTATTTGTATTAAACGATAGAGTTGAACTTGCAATAAAACTTCAATGTGATGGTTTACATATTGGAAGAAGTGACCATCATAGAGTTGAAGAAATAAGAAAAGAGTATAAAGGTGTTCTAGGTATTTCTTGTTATGGTGAGCTAAATCTTGCTAAAAGCATGGAAGAAAAAAATGTTGACTATGTTGCTTTTGGAGCATTTTTTGCATCTTCAACTAAACCAAATGCAGCTGTTGTAGATAAAGAAGTTATAGCTAAAGCAAAAGAAGAATTAAGTATTCCTGTTTGTGTTATTGGTGGAATTACAAGTGATAATGTAAAAGAGCTGATAGAAAAAGGAACTGATATGGTTGCAGTTATAAGTGACATATGGCAGAGTAAAAATATAGAAGAGAAATGTAAAAGTTTCAAAAAATCTTTTGAAGGATAA
- a CDS encoding sirohydrochlorin chelatase, translated as MRAIIFVAHGSKKEESNEEFLSLVEELSHKDRFYGLKKAAFLEIATPDIKSVVTELIIKGAREVVLYPYFLNSGKHVTRDLPKIVEELKEEHKNIMFKLLPHFGQSKKIQDIIIEDINPLST; from the coding sequence ATGAGAGCGATTATTTTTGTAGCACATGGAAGTAAAAAAGAAGAATCAAATGAAGAGTTTTTATCTTTAGTTGAAGAACTTTCTCACAAAGATAGATTTTATGGATTAAAAAAAGCAGCTTTTTTAGAGATTGCAACTCCTGATATAAAAAGTGTTGTAACAGAACTAATAATAAAAGGTGCGAGAGAAGTTGTTCTTTATCCTTATTTTTTAAACTCTGGAAAACATGTAACTAGAGATTTACCTAAAATAGTAGAAGAGTTAAAAGAAGAACACAAAAACATTATGTTTAAACTACTTCCTCACTTTGGGCAGTCAAAAAAGATTCAGGACATAATTATCGAAGACATAAATCCTCTTTCTACATAA
- the pdxH gene encoding pyridoxamine 5'-phosphate oxidase → MPDLTKMRQEYISKGLDREDLEETPFKQFEKWFSQALEAELIEPNAFTLSTVGTDLKPTQRTVLLKMYDDKGFVFFSNYKSKKSQHIDENPNVSAHFAWLGLERQVRIEGKIEKISKAASMKYFLSRPKGSQLGAWVSHQSQVVNSRSVLESKFDEMRKKFSKGEIPFPSFWGGYQIVPTYFEFWQGGLNRLHDRFVYELKDDNSWDIYRLEP, encoded by the coding sequence ATGCCTGACTTAACAAAGATGAGACAAGAGTACATCTCAAAAGGCTTAGATAGAGAAGATTTAGAAGAAACACCTTTTAAACAGTTTGAAAAATGGTTTAGTCAAGCACTTGAAGCTGAACTTATAGAGCCTAATGCATTTACACTAAGTACTGTTGGAACTGATTTAAAACCAACTCAAAGAACTGTATTACTTAAGATGTATGATGATAAAGGTTTTGTGTTTTTCTCAAACTATAAAAGCAAAAAATCACAACATATTGATGAAAATCCAAATGTCTCAGCACACTTTGCTTGGTTAGGTCTTGAAAGACAAGTAAGAATAGAAGGAAAAATTGAAAAAATCTCAAAAGCTGCTTCTATGAAATACTTTTTATCTAGACCTAAAGGTAGTCAACTAGGAGCTTGGGTTTCACACCAAAGCCAAGTAGTAAACTCAAGAAGTGTTTTAGAATCAAAATTTGATGAAATGAGAAAAAAGTTTTCAAAAGGAGAGATTCCCTTTCCTTCTTTTTGGGGTGGATACCAAATAGTTCCTACTTACTTTGAGTTTTGGCAAGGTGGATTAAACAGACTTCACGATAGATTTGTTTATGAACTAAAAGATGATAATTCTTGGGATATTTATAGATTAGAACCATAA
- a CDS encoding EAL domain-containing protein, whose amino-acid sequence MPCNRCDIKYEFSNVASKIYFISEFDELITKVNLFLKKLNIHFEKIENIVYIDVENTKEFFYENIDAIETTFNSLESEDIKVFIDYNNEGLSYKAVLNSKPLQRYINMIEDEEFFDVIKNQSLTSHFQAIIDAKTDQIYGYETLVRGVRPDGTLIYPNELFEKSTRNDMNFNLDRLCRESSLKTAATKKVKQKVFINFLPTSIYDPEFCLNSTVKWAKQLEFDTSNIVFEVVETESIKDQKHLKKILEFYREQGFKIALDDVGEGYSSLNMIIELKPDIIKVDRNIISNINNDELKRSVYKALFNLAKENGIEILAEGIETPYELNTIKEIGVDYMQGYYFNKPMPEPIRMIYH is encoded by the coding sequence ATGCCTTGTAATAGATGTGATATAAAATATGAGTTTAGTAATGTTGCTTCTAAAATTTATTTTATAAGTGAATTTGATGAGCTTATAACTAAAGTAAACCTATTTTTAAAGAAATTAAATATTCACTTTGAAAAAATTGAAAACATAGTCTATATAGATGTAGAAAATACAAAAGAGTTCTTCTATGAAAATATAGATGCTATTGAAACAACTTTTAACTCTTTAGAATCAGAAGATATAAAAGTTTTTATTGATTACAACAATGAAGGACTATCATATAAAGCAGTTTTAAATTCAAAACCACTTCAACGATATATAAATATGATTGAAGATGAAGAGTTCTTTGATGTAATAAAAAATCAATCTTTAACTTCACATTTTCAAGCAATAATTGATGCAAAAACTGACCAGATTTATGGATATGAAACTTTAGTTAGAGGTGTTAGACCTGATGGAACTTTAATCTACCCAAATGAACTATTTGAAAAGTCTACTAGAAATGATATGAACTTTAATCTTGATAGACTTTGTAGAGAGAGTTCTTTAAAAACAGCAGCTACAAAAAAAGTCAAACAAAAAGTTTTTATTAACTTTCTTCCTACTTCTATTTATGACCCAGAGTTTTGTTTAAACTCAACAGTTAAATGGGCAAAACAACTAGAGTTTGATACTTCAAATATTGTTTTTGAAGTAGTTGAAACTGAAAGTATAAAAGATCAAAAACACTTAAAAAAGATACTTGAATTTTATAGAGAACAAGGCTTTAAAATAGCACTTGATGATGTAGGAGAAGGATACTCTAGTTTAAATATGATTATAGAGTTAAAGCCTGATATTATAAAAGTAGATAGAAATATCATTTCAAATATCAATAATGATGAACTAAAACGTTCAGTTTATAAAGCTTTGTTTAATCTTGCTAAAGAAAATGGTATTGAGATATTAGCTGAAGGAATTGAAACACCTTATGAGTTAAATACAATAAAAGAGATTGGCGTTGATTATATGCAAGGATACTATTTCAATAAACCAATGCCAGAACCTATTAGAATGATATATCATTAA
- a CDS encoding AarF/ABC1/UbiB kinase family protein: MKFYSPLRVYRVFIFLLTVYLVIKRKDSFLFIKPLKPKKLKHTIVKLGASFIKLAQVLATRSDFFNEEYLEELKNLHDQIPPMKEKDFEEIYNIAFEEKQIFKEFDKEPIASASIGQVHKAILKNDKKVAVKLRRKGIKKQVLADIKIINIFNSLFKPLFSSYTKNSIEAVISEFSKMIVEEVSLNQELQNLKNFKKVYKKQKVKFPKAYKKYSCDDALVMSFEEGFRFDDKENIFKHKIDFKKIISNLVDFYTTQMLINGYFHADPHPGNLLVNKKGELILLDFGMVKTVPNDKRVAIIELIKAANEQDYETYINASKRLGTIAYEAPIGELTEFTSKMFDIFSNDNLDSESMQKLAFEVLESTRDLPFKLPSDAIYILRVSAIVEGLGTTYIENFNGVKDILPILQKNLPKALGAKESISETIIEEVKDLPFIVKDFKTMIKRASEGNLEVELSRNQLEYLQESSKKQIKAYGVSFAFFFAAIFYLLYGFEPKEVSLALFAFGFIRILYK; the protein is encoded by the coding sequence ATTAAATTTTATTCACCACTTAGAGTTTATAGGGTTTTTATATTTTTACTAACAGTTTATTTAGTTATAAAAAGAAAAGATAGCTTTTTATTTATTAAACCACTTAAACCTAAAAAGTTAAAACATACAATTGTTAAACTAGGGGCTTCATTTATAAAACTTGCTCAAGTTCTTGCTACTAGGTCTGATTTTTTTAATGAAGAGTATTTAGAAGAGCTTAAAAATCTTCATGACCAAATTCCTCCTATGAAGGAAAAAGATTTTGAAGAGATTTATAATATTGCTTTTGAAGAAAAGCAAATTTTTAAAGAGTTTGATAAAGAACCAATTGCTTCTGCTTCTATTGGACAAGTTCATAAAGCAATCCTAAAAAACGATAAGAAAGTAGCAGTAAAACTAAGACGTAAAGGAATAAAAAAGCAAGTCTTAGCTGATATAAAAATCATAAATATTTTTAATTCATTATTTAAACCTCTATTTTCAAGTTATACAAAAAACTCTATTGAAGCAGTAATCTCAGAGTTTTCAAAAATGATTGTTGAGGAAGTTAGTTTAAATCAAGAACTACAAAACCTAAAAAACTTCAAAAAAGTATATAAAAAACAAAAGGTGAAATTTCCAAAAGCATATAAAAAGTACTCTTGTGATGATGCTTTAGTTATGAGTTTTGAAGAAGGTTTTAGATTTGATGATAAAGAGAATATCTTTAAACATAAAATTGATTTTAAAAAGATTATCTCAAATCTAGTAGACTTTTACACAACTCAAATGCTTATAAATGGATATTTCCATGCAGACCCACATCCAGGAAATCTACTTGTAAACAAAAAAGGTGAGCTTATTTTACTTGACTTTGGTATGGTAAAAACAGTTCCAAATGATAAAAGAGTTGCAATAATTGAGCTTATAAAAGCTGCAAATGAACAAGATTATGAAACATATATAAATGCAAGTAAAAGACTTGGAACAATAGCTTATGAAGCACCTATAGGTGAACTAACTGAATTTACTTCAAAGATGTTTGATATTTTCTCAAATGATAATCTTGATAGTGAGTCAATGCAAAAATTAGCTTTTGAAGTATTAGAAAGTACTAGAGATTTACCATTTAAACTTCCTAGTGATGCTATTTATATTCTTAGAGTTAGTGCTATTGTAGAAGGTCTTGGAACAACATATATTGAAAACTTCAATGGTGTAAAAGATATCTTACCAATTTTACAAAAAAATCTTCCAAAAGCTCTTGGTGCAAAAGAATCGATAAGTGAAACTATTATTGAAGAAGTAAAAGATTTACCTTTTATTGTAAAAGATTTTAAGACAATGATAAAAAGAGCGAGTGAAGGGAATCTTGAAGTAGAACTTTCAAGAAATCAACTTGAATATCTTCAAGAATCAAGTAAAAAGCAAATCAAAGCTTATGGTGTCTCTTTTGCTTTCTTTTTTGCTGCAATCTTTTATTTACTTTATGGTTTTGAACCAAAAGAAGTTTCATTAGCTCTTTTTGCATTTGGATTTATAAGGATTTTATACAAATGA
- a CDS encoding TIGR03643 family protein: MKNIELNIEDKNRLIQMAWQDRTTFDGIRKEFNLTENQVKNLMRELISPQAYKRWRKRVQGRVTKHEKKVDFKPIRFKGPW, translated from the coding sequence ATGAAAAATATTGAGTTAAATATAGAAGATAAAAACCGTTTAATACAAATGGCTTGGCAAGATAGAACTACTTTTGATGGAATAAGAAAAGAGTTTAATCTTACAGAGAATCAAGTAAAAAATCTCATGCGTGAACTTATTTCACCACAAGCATATAAAAGATGGAGAAAAAGAGTTCAAGGAAGAGTAACAAAACACGAAAAAAAAGTTGATTTTAAACCAATTAGATTTAAAGGACCATGGTAA
- the uvsE gene encoding UV DNA damage repair endonuclease UvsE, with product MYRFGFFCSKSDNSLSTNRTMNLNNLNYENVEKKVKQNAKELIDLLEYSKSQDYPIFRLGNSFVPFISHKLFDMAWLDKLAPIFDETKERLKDFDIRITIHPGQYTVLNSPKENVIENSLRELEMFFWLFDRLGIDENGTVLIHGGGAYGDKETALERLIETIKKESWLKQRLALENDERVYTAEEILGVCQATEIPMVFDIYHHSLNLSEFNPQDILKTWGNRRPKVHLSSKGDGKFGNHADYIEAKDFFELEKMFQNDTKNIDIMVEAKKKELAIQRLRDDIK from the coding sequence ATGTATAGATTTGGATTTTTTTGTTCAAAAAGTGATAATAGCTTATCAACAAATAGAACTATGAATTTAAACAACCTAAACTATGAAAATGTTGAAAAAAAAGTAAAACAAAATGCTAAAGAGCTAATTGATTTACTAGAGTACTCTAAATCCCAAGACTACCCTATTTTTAGACTGGGAAACTCTTTTGTTCCTTTTATTTCTCACAAACTATTTGATATGGCTTGGCTTGATAAACTAGCACCTATTTTTGATGAGACAAAAGAGAGATTAAAAGATTTTGATATAAGAATTACAATACACCCTGGACAATATACAGTTTTAAACTCTCCAAAAGAGAATGTTATAGAAAACTCATTAAGGGAGTTAGAGATGTTCTTTTGGCTATTTGATAGGCTAGGAATTGATGAAAATGGAACAGTTTTAATTCATGGTGGTGGAGCCTATGGAGATAAAGAAACTGCATTAGAAAGACTTATTGAAACTATAAAAAAAGAGAGTTGGTTAAAACAAAGACTTGCTTTAGAAAATGATGAGAGAGTTTATACAGCTGAGGAAATCCTTGGAGTATGTCAAGCAACAGAAATACCAATGGTTTTTGATATATATCATCACAGTCTAAACTTAAGTGAATTTAACCCACAAGATATACTAAAAACATGGGGAAACAGAAGACCTAAAGTTCATCTTTCTTCTAAAGGTGATGGAAAGTTTGGAAATCATGCTGACTATATTGAAGCAAAGGACTTCTTTGAGCTTGAAAAGATGTTTCAAAATGATACTAAAAATATAGATATTATGGTTGAAGCAAAGAAAAAAGAGCTTGCAATACAAAGACTAAGAGATGATATAAAGTAA